The following proteins come from a genomic window of SAR202 cluster bacterium:
- the glmU gene encoding UDP-N-acetylglucosamine diphosphorylase/glucosamine-1-phosphate N-acetyltransferase, which produces MDDWLTVILAAGSGQRMQSSVPKVLHNICGKEIIRHVIDNAYELHSGQIIVVVSPDHISQIKEIVHRDCIFILQDMPLGTADALFQVKDHLSEDFQNLLVVYGDNVLDDSNLMNAVMKRHIDTDADITLLAKVLDKPQGYGRIIKNESGDIVRVLEQKELSAGQESIKEVNGGIYCFRVNWLKNNLDKVTKSKISNEFYLTDLVSIAYEQGRHVDSYLDSSSIAIMGVNNKLELSVAEKVIQKRILDELMKEGITIKDPNTTYIDSDVILGKDSIVFPNTHIYGKSVFGECSTVGPNSIIIDTEVGDNCKIINSHIEKSVIKNDVSIGPYSHIRPGCILHNYVHIGNYVETKNANIGENTKIGHFGYIGDSKIGMNVNIGAGTITCNYDGKDKHLTTIKDGSFIGSDTMFIAPVNIGENVVTGAGTVVTRDIPDNAKAFGVPAKIISSKGKKL; this is translated from the coding sequence ATGGATGATTGGCTAACAGTTATATTAGCAGCCGGAAGTGGTCAGAGGATGCAATCTTCTGTTCCTAAAGTTTTGCACAATATATGTGGCAAAGAAATTATTAGACACGTTATAGATAATGCGTATGAATTACATTCTGGTCAAATTATTGTAGTCGTTTCACCTGATCATATCTCACAAATAAAGGAAATTGTTCACAGAGATTGTATCTTTATTTTACAAGATATGCCTTTAGGGACTGCTGATGCTCTATTTCAAGTTAAAGATCATTTATCAGAGGATTTTCAAAATCTTCTAGTAGTATACGGAGATAATGTACTAGATGATAGTAACCTAATGAATGCAGTTATGAAACGTCATATAGATACAGATGCAGATATAACTTTATTAGCTAAGGTTTTGGATAAACCTCAAGGTTATGGAAGAATTATAAAAAATGAATCCGGTGACATAGTTAGGGTCTTAGAACAAAAGGAATTATCAGCAGGGCAAGAATCAATAAAAGAAGTAAATGGTGGCATTTATTGTTTTAGAGTTAATTGGCTAAAAAATAATCTTGATAAAGTGACTAAATCGAAAATTTCTAACGAATTTTATTTAACTGATTTGGTTTCTATTGCATATGAACAAGGTCGTCACGTAGATAGTTATTTGGATTCCTCTTCAATTGCTATAATGGGTGTAAATAATAAGTTAGAATTGTCTGTAGCTGAAAAAGTAATACAAAAACGAATATTAGATGAACTTATGAAAGAAGGCATTACGATTAAGGATCCTAATACTACATATATTGATTCAGATGTAATATTAGGGAAAGATTCAATCGTATTTCCCAATACTCATATATATGGTAAAAGTGTTTTTGGCGAATGTTCTACGGTGGGACCAAACTCTATTATTATAGATACAGAAGTTGGAGATAATTGTAAAATTATCAATTCACACATTGAAAAATCGGTAATAAAAAATGATGTATCCATTGGCCCTTATAGCCATATACGGCCAGGTTGTATTTTACATAATTATGTTCATATAGGAAATTATGTAGAAACAAAAAATGCAAATATTGGAGAGAATACTAAAATTGGCCATTTTGGATATATTGGAGATAGTAAAATTGGGATGAATGTTAATATAGGAGCTGGTACTATAACATGCAATTATGATGGAAAAGATAAACATCTCACAACGATTAAAGATGGATCGTTTATAGGTAGTGATACCATGTTTATAGCTCCAGTAAATATTGGAGAAAATGTTGTAACAGGGGCTGGAACAGTTGTTACGAGAGATATACCTGATAATGCAAAAGCATTTGGTGTACCAGCTAAAATAATTAGTAGTAAAGGCAAGAAATTATAG
- a CDS encoding HlyC/CorC family transporter, which translates to MDNTLYITGLVISSTFFILFGIIKATIQDVDALLHVFTDGNRESNKSSISPTLYKRGVFQISLLKQFSVILSFSFGFILITSYTNYWWVWKLIILALIVLTLIIFQLLIYLLIHFIASKVIRPSWILVKSVVWVFGWLFILIDRLPDTMKNRISYYNSQLTLAIESEEEEWKDPETLMVEEEVKDANPEEQKMIRGVLELEDIAVKEIMIPRVDMIAAEYSISLEDLVATMIKEGHSRIPIYKENIDNVVGIIHARDVLQVLTGDIQNDDALRDLIRPHLVIPESKPAAETLNELKEKMISIAIVIDEYGGTEGLITVEDIMEEIVGEIEDEFHQNAVAIIKIADNELIAEGKATLEDINQKLNTELIGDGFNTVGGLVSSTLGKIARAGDVAFVDDLTIKVISTVGRRINRVNIVKTELEEE; encoded by the coding sequence ATGGATAATACCTTATATATAACCGGTTTAGTAATATCTTCAACTTTCTTTATTTTATTTGGAATCATCAAGGCTACTATACAAGATGTCGATGCCTTACTGCATGTTTTTACTGATGGCAATCGTGAAAGTAATAAGAGTTCAATTTCACCAACTTTATATAAACGTGGGGTTTTTCAAATTTCACTCCTCAAACAATTTTCAGTAATTCTTAGTTTTTCATTTGGATTTATACTGATTACAAGTTATACAAATTATTGGTGGGTATGGAAATTAATTATACTAGCACTAATAGTATTAACTTTAATTATATTTCAATTATTAATTTATCTTTTAATTCATTTTATTGCATCAAAGGTAATTCGTCCTAGTTGGATACTTGTAAAATCAGTTGTATGGGTTTTTGGCTGGCTCTTTATCTTGATAGATAGGCTTCCTGATACAATGAAAAATCGAATAAGTTATTATAATAGCCAACTTACTTTAGCTATTGAATCTGAGGAAGAAGAATGGAAGGATCCAGAAACCCTTATGGTAGAAGAGGAAGTTAAAGATGCGAATCCTGAAGAACAAAAAATGATTAGAGGTGTTTTAGAGCTCGAGGATATTGCAGTTAAAGAAATAATGATACCTAGAGTAGATATGATTGCTGCTGAGTATAGTATCTCTTTAGAAGATTTAGTAGCGACGATGATAAAAGAAGGACATAGTAGAATACCTATCTATAAAGAAAATATTGATAATGTTGTAGGAATAATTCATGCAAGAGATGTACTTCAAGTTCTTACTGGTGATATACAAAATGATGACGCTTTAAGAGATTTGATACGCCCTCATCTGGTTATACCTGAATCAAAACCAGCTGCTGAAACATTAAATGAATTAAAAGAAAAGATGATTAGTATTGCTATAGTTATTGATGAATATGGTGGAACAGAAGGATTGATAACTGTCGAAGATATAATGGAAGAAATAGTTGGAGAAATAGAAGATGAATTTCACCAGAACGCTGTTGCAATAATTAAAATTGCAGATAATGAATTAATCGCTGAAGGCAAAGCAACCCTTGAAGATATTAACCAAAAATTAAATACAGAATTAATAGGTGATGGTTTTAATACAGTAGGAGGGTTAGTTTCATCTACATTGGGGAAAATTGCAAGAGCAGGAGATGTAGCTTTTGTAGATGATTTAACTATCAAGGTTATATCTACTGTTGGAAGAAGAATCAACAGAGTGAATATTGTAAAAACAGAACTAGAAGAAGAGTGA